The following coding sequences lie in one Arachis hypogaea cultivar Tifrunner chromosome 4, arahy.Tifrunner.gnm2.J5K5, whole genome shotgun sequence genomic window:
- the LOC112796920 gene encoding DEAD-box ATP-dependent RNA helicase 39-like, whose protein sequence is MEISESKLAKQCSSPDNEHSNVSIGLLLGTPSEIIQYIEEGSVVPAEIRYMVLDDLDFMLGSGLGSNIHKILEPLQDHESTSSYKRFQTVLVTSSITEVLGDESPIVKHLERDHAENIYVIDIGLVI, encoded by the exons ATGGAGATTTCGGAATCAAAGTTGGCAAAGCAATGTTCTTCCCCAGATAATGAGCATTCAAATGTCTCAATTGGTCTTCTACTCGGAACCCCTTCTGAAATTATTCAGTACATTGAAGAGGGAAGTGTTGTCCCTGCTGAAATAAGATATATG GTTTTGGATGATCTAGATTTCATGCTTGGTAGTGGCCTTGGTTCTAACATCCACAAGATTCTCGAACCATTACAAGATCATGAATCAACATCTTCTTACAAAAGATTTCAAACCGTTCTAGTTACATCGTCGATCACCGAG GTTTTGGGTGATGAATCCCCCATTGTGAAGCATCTTGAGCGTGATCATGCTGAAAATATTTATGTAATTGATATTGGTTTGGTAATCTGA